A DNA window from Fragaria vesca subsp. vesca linkage group LG3, FraVesHawaii_1.0, whole genome shotgun sequence contains the following coding sequences:
- the LOC101303205 gene encoding uncharacterized protein At1g08160-like: MLPLPPPPASPIPPSPLLQAQRQTKPLSLNQIITKYAQNQDALVPAALVPAAANHESRKSEKQPMLWPPQGRRTNPLIWCGAIVCLIFSLILIFFGITTLIIFLVVRPRIPLFDIPNAKLSTIYFDSPEYFNGDFAFLANFSNPNRKIDVRFEYLQMELYFSDRLIAIQSLDPFTQRPREGRLEAVHLVSSLVYLPQNHALALRTQVQNNRVEYNIRGTYKVRASLGMIHFSYWLHSRCQLQMTGPPTGVLVGRSCRTKR; encoded by the coding sequence ATGCTACCCCTTCCCCCTCCACCTGCATCTCCAATACCACCTTCACCACTACTACAAGCCCAAAGGCAAACTAAACCGCTCTCTCTGAATCAAATCATCACAAAGTATGCTCAGAACCAAGATGCTCTGGTGCCCGCAGCTCTGGTGCCCGCAGCGGCCAATCATGAATCCAGAAAATCAGAAAAGCAACCAATGCTCTGGCCACCTCAGGGTCGACGGACAAATCCACTTATATGGTGCGGTGCAATAGTATGTCTCATATTCAGCCTTATTCTTATCTTCTTTGGAATTACAACTTTGATCATCTTCCTTGTTGTTAGACCTAGAATACCACTGTTCGACATCCCTAATGCAAAGCTCAGCACCATCTACTTTGACTCACCAGAGTATTTCAATGGTGACTTCGCTTTCCTGGCAAATTTCTCCAACCCAAATCGGAAAATAGATGTAAGATTTGAGTATCTGCAGATGGAACTTTACTTTTCTGATAGGCTCATAGCAATTCAGTCTCTTGACCCTTTCACTCAAAGACCTCGAGAAGGAAGGCTGGAAGCAGTTCACTTGGTATCGAGCTTGGTTTACTTACCTCAGAATCACGCTCTGGCGCTTCGAACCCAGGTGCAGAACAATCGAGTCGAGTATAATATAAGAGGAACATATAAAGTGAGAGCCAGTCTGGGAATGATCCACTTTTCTTACTGGTTGCACAGCAGATGCCAATTACAGATGACAGGTCCACCGACTGGTGTTTTAGTTGGCCGAAGTTGCAGAACCAAAAGATGA
- the LOC101301176 gene encoding sufE-like protein, chloroplastic-like: protein MSTSSTISSSFRLFTTKLPNSSFTPKTLSFSPKHPNFSSFRRPITFQRIPTISSSSQPPLTPLQPIEDLPPKLLEIVKLFQSVPLPRARYEELLFYGKNLVPLEDKYKTKDNKVEGCVSQVWVRAYLDSDKNVFFEADSDAQIAKGLAALLVKGLSGQPVEEVLRVRPDFAVHLGLQQSLSPGRNNGFLNMLKLMQKKAKDLLNESSSVDLGSKSEVGSGKVSNSGSKVNGGLSFDENAEQLSEKNSTLGSKINGGLSFDENAEQLSKKNSNLGSNIDDGNVEQSSEGNVEEMEVVGSVSNEEELNSGGLGGRGKRIREALERELSPVELEVEDISYQHAGHAAVRGSGDGETHFNVRVVSEAFEGKSLIKRHRLIYNLLQEELQSGLHALSIEAKTPAEVSKG from the coding sequence ATGTCGACGTCTTCTACTATCTCCTCCTCATTTCGATTATTCACAACCAAACTCCCCAACTCATCTTTCACCCCTAAAACCCTCTCCTTCTCCCCAAAACACCCAAACTTCTCTTCCTTCCGTCGACCCATCACTTTCCAAAGAATCCCCACCATATCCTCCTCCTCACAACCACCCTTGACTCCTCTCCAACCCATCGAAGACCTCCCTCCGAAGCTTCTAGAAATAGTCAAGCTCTTCCAGTCCGTTCCTCTCCCACGTGCCAGGTACGAGGAGCTCCTCTTCTACGGCAAGAACCTCGTACCCCTCGAAGACAAGTACAAGACCAAAGACAACAAGGTTGAAGGTTGTGTCTCCCAGGTTTGGGTCCGAGCCTACCTCGACTCCGACAAGAACGTGTTTTTCGAGGCCGATTCCGACGCCCAAATCGCCAAAGGTCTCGCCGCTCTGCTTGTTAAAGGGCTTTCGGGTCAACCCGTGGAAGAGGTTTTGAGGGTCCGACCCGATTTCGCGGTCCACCTTGGGCTTCAGCAGAGCTTGTCCCCTGGTAGGAATAATGGGTTTTTGAATATGTTGAAGTTGATGCAGAAAAAGGCCAAGGATTTGCTTAATGAATCGAGTTCTGTGGATTTGGGATCAAAGTCTGAAGTGGGTAGTGGAAAGGTTTCGAATTCGGGTTCGAAAGTCAATGGTGGATTGAGCTTTGATGAAAATGCTGAGCAATTGAGTGAAAAGAATTCGACTTTGGGTTCAAAAATCAATGGTGGATTGAGCTTTGATGAAAATGCTGAGCAATTGAGCAAAAAGAATTCGAATTTGGGTTCGAATATTGATGATGGGAATGTTGAACAAAGCTCGGAAGGAAATGTGGAGGAAATGGAGGTGGTGGGGAGTGTTTCGAATGAAGAGGAGTTGAATTCAGGTGGTTTGGGGGGTCGAGGGAAGAGAATTAGGGAGGCATTGGAGAGAGAGCTTAGTCCTGTGGAATTGGAAGTAGAGGATATATCTTACCAGCATGCCGGGCACGCCGCAGTTAGAGGAAGTGGTGACGGGGAGACGCATTTCAATGTGAGAGTTGTGTCTGAGGCGTTTGAAGGGAAGAGTTTGATCAAGAGGCATAGGCTGATTTACAACTTGTTGCAAGAGGAGTTGCAGAGTGGACTACATGCATTGTCTATCGAGGCGAAGACGCCAGCTGAAGTGAGTAAAGGGTGA